Sequence from the Sphingomonas koreensis genome:
CTGTCCGGCCCCAGCGGGTGCCGCCAGTCCGCACCGGCCCGAAGCGTCCACCATTGCGAGAAATCATCCATGTCGACCGGGCCGGCGGTCTTTTCGAACACCATTGAACCGGCCAGCGCCAGCGCCGGATCCAGCCCGGGATAATCGGCCGGATCCGGCGCAATCTCGGCGAAGGTGAGGTGCCCGGTCGCATCCACGAAGCGGGCGAATTGCGCATTGGTCACCGGCGTCTCGTCGATCCAGAACGGATCGACCCGCACCGTGCGGACGGGCGCTTCCTCCGGATAGAAGCGCGCCGAGCCCATGCGGAAACGGCCGCCCTCGATATAGCGCATGCCGGCGAAATCGCGATCGTTGGCGGGTTCAGAACTCACGGTGTCGTTCATGGAACTTCTCATAGCCGCATCGGTCGCCGGCGTCAGTTTCCTGTCGCCGGCGGCACTGCCTGCCGGTCCGGGCTGTCGTCGAAACGCTCGCGCGACCGGAACCGTGCCGGCATCTCGGCGAGCGGCGGATTGCTGTGCTTGCGCGCCTCGCTCCACCACAGCTTCTTCAGTTCCTCGACCTTGGCGGGGTGGCGATCGGCGATGTCGTTCGCCTCGGCGAAGTCCGCCTCCGTGTCGAACAGCTGCCAGCGATCCTTGGCGAAGTCGATGCCCGGCTGATGGATCGCCACCGCCCGCCACTTTCCCTGCGTGATCGCGCGATTGCCGCGCAGCTCGAAATACTGGACGGTGCGCGCGCTCGGCGCCGCGGCGGAACGCAGCGTCGCAAGGATCGACTTGCCGGCAACCGGAATCTCCGCAACGCCGTTCAGGCTACGGGGGAAGCGCGTGCCCGCGGCCTGCGCGAGCGTCGGGGCGAGGTCGACGGTATCGACATATTGACGCCGGATCGCGCCGGAATCGCGAATGGTCCGCGGCCAGCTCACGATCAGCGGCGTGCGTACCCCGCCCAGATACGGCCAGACCTTGTAGCGCCGGAACGGGGTGACGCTCGTCATCGCCCAGGGGCGCGGATATTCCGCATTCGTCTTGTCGGTCCCGAGCTCGTCGAGCCGCGCCAGCATCTGCTCCGGCGTCAGCGTATTGGGGCGATAGAGCTTCTCGAAAAAGCCTTTCTGCCCCGCCTCGGACGCGCCGCCATTGTCGGACAGGAGCACGATCAGCGTGTTGTCATACTGGCCCGTCGCCTTGAGATGCGCGACCAGCCGCCCGATCTGCTCGTCGGTATGGGTGAGGAAGCCGGCATAGGTCGCCATGAACCGCGCGAACACCGTCTTCTCCGTGTCGGTGAGGTCCTCCCACCGCCGGTCCGATGGGCTTCGCGGCGCCAGCACCGTATTCGGCGGGACGATGCCGATCTGCTTCATCTGCGCGAGCCGCTCATCGCGCATCGCGTCCCAGCCCTTTTCATACACGCCGCGATAGGCGTCGATGTAACGACGCGGCACCTGGATCGGCGAATGGCCGGCACCATAAGCGAGATAGACGAATCTGGGCTTCGCTCCCCTGCCCTGCTCCGGCGTCATCGCGGCGATCGCGCGGTCGGTGATATCGACCGAGAAGTGATAGCCCGTTGTCGTCGGCGTCGGGATCGTCCGGTTGCCCTCGATCAGCGCAGGCCGGTACTGATCGGTCCAGCCGAGGAAAAACCCATAGAAGCTGTCGAAGCCGCGCTGCAGCGGCCATGAGCCGTTGCGGCCGGGCGAGCCATCCTCGTCCTCCGGCGCCAGATGCCATTTGCCGAGACCATAGGTCCGGTAACCCGCCCGCTGGAGAACCTGCGCGATGGTCTGAGCGTTCTGCGGCAGCTCGCCACGGTCGCGGGTCAGATCGGCGGGATCGACCTTTGCCGCGGGCAGATCGGCCATCCGCACCGTCTGCGGATTGCGCCCGGTGAGCAGCGCAGCACGGGTCGGCGAGCAGACCGACTTGCTGTCGAAGCGGTTGTAGCGCAGTCCGTCGCGGGCAAGCTGATCGATCGCGGGCGTGCGGATCTCCCCGCCGAACGCGCCCAGGTCCGAAAAGCCGACATCGTCAAGCACGATCACCACGATGTTCGGCCGCGTGTCCTGCCGCTGGCGGGCGTCGGCGGCGGCGAGCGGCGTCAGTGCCGTGGCGGCAAACGCGATGAGTGTCAGGCAAGTACGGCGGCGGCCGTGGCCGGAAGATGTCATCATTGGCATTTCCTCTCCGCTCAATTCCGTCCCGGCGCCGCGCCGCCCGGGCCGCCCAGACGCTGCCGCATCCGCTCCAGTTCGAAGATCGGCGTAGCGGGCGTGTAGCTGCCGGTCAGCACCGCCTCCAGATACCGGCCCGCCGAACGGACATAGTCCTGGTCCTGCTCGATCCGCGCCGCACGGCGAACCGTGTCGAGCACCGCCTTCGCCGCCTCGCCGGTGAAGGTCAGCGCGTTGATCGCCTGGAGTTGGACCTGCCACGACGGCGGCGCGTCGATGATCCCGGCGAGCAGGCGCACGCCCTCTTCGTCACCCAGCCGCGCGGCCGCCTCCGCAGCGACGATGCGGACATGCGGCGAGGGATCGCTGCGCATGATCGTCTGCAACGCCGCCAATTCGCTTCGCGCCGCCTCGCCCCGGATCAGCATCCCCGTCGCCGCCCAGTAGCGCAGCACCGGCACCGGACTGGCGAGATGCGCGCGCAGCATAGTTAGGCGCGCCGCTCCGCCACCGGCGGCCGCCTCCGCCAGCGCCATCACCGCCTTCAGCGGATAGACGGCGGGATTGCGGCTCTCGACATAGCCCTCGCCGGCCATCCCCTCGGGCAGGAAGCCGTTGTCGTGGATCGCGAGCATGTGAGCATCGAGCGCGCTGCGCATCGACTTGAGGATACGCGCCGCGGCGGGATCGCCGGCGCGGTTCGCGATCTGGTGCGGGTCGCTGCGCAAGTCGTAGAGTTCCTCGAACGGCTTTGTTTCGAAGAACCGCCGCTGCGCGGCGTTCAACCCGCCCGCGCGATACGCCGCTTCCCAGTCCTGATACCCGCTGGCCTGCCATTCATAGGCCTGATGCTGGCCCCAGGGCCGGTGCGGCATATAGTTGCGGATGTAGCGCCAGCGGCCATCGGTGACGGTACGCGAAAAGTCGATCCGCTCGTCCATCCGGTTGCGCATGCCGAACGCCAGGCGCTGCGGCGCGCCGACGCGCTTGCCGAGCAGCGGACGGCCGCGCATCTGCGGCGGCTGCGCGGCGCCGGCGATCGACAGGACGGTGGGCGCAAGATCGATGAACGACACCGGGCTGTCGATCACGCTGCCGGGTTTCGCCGGCATCAGGTGCTGCCATTTGGGCGGCACATGGATGATCAGCTCGCAGCGCAGCCCCTCGTCATAGCAATAGCGTTTGGAGCGCGGCAGCACCCCGCCATTGTCCGAATAGTGGAAGACGATCGTGTCCTCGGCCAGCCCGTCCGCCTCGAGATCGGCGAGGCGTTGTGCCAGCTGGCCATCCATTTTCTCGATCAGGTTGTAGTAGCTGGCGAAGTCCTGCCGGATTCCCGGCGTGTCGGGCAGATAGGGCGGCAGCGTCACCCTGTCCGGCGTCACCCGGCCGGACGTCGGCTTGAACAGCTGCGATTCGTGCGTGGTCTCGTAGTTGAACACCGCCATGAACGGCTTGCCCGCCGGCCGCTTGCGCCAATGGCCCTGCGGCCCCTGCACGTCCCAGATCGCCTTGGGATCGACGTCGCAATTATAGTCGGTCTTGCTGGCATTGGTGCAGAAATAGCCCGCGGCCCGCATCAGCTCGGGATAGGTGCGGAAACCTTCGGGCAGTCTGGCGTTGGCGCGCATCTGGTTCGCGGGCGCGCAGCTCTCGGGATAGATGCCGGTCAGGATCGCGAAGCGCGACGGCGCGCAGACCGGCGCGTTGGAATAGACGTTGCGATAGACCACGCCCTTGCGCGCCAGCGCGTCGATCGCCGGCGTATGCGCGAGCCGGTCGCCATAGGCGCCGATCAGCGGGTTGTTGTCCTCGCTGACCAGCCACAGGATGTTCGGCCGATCGCCCGGCGCGGCGGCGGCGCGCGTGGCAAGGGTCGCGGCGGCGGCGAGGCCGATCACCCCGCGGCGGTTGATCCCCCGGCTCATTTCTCGTCCAGCCGCTCTTGGCCCAGCCGCGCCACCGGCATGAACGGGCGGCCT
This genomic interval carries:
- a CDS encoding arylsulfatase, with amino-acid sequence MMTSSGHGRRRTCLTLIAFAATALTPLAAADARQRQDTRPNIVVIVLDDVGFSDLGAFGGEIRTPAIDQLARDGLRYNRFDSKSVCSPTRAALLTGRNPQTVRMADLPAAKVDPADLTRDRGELPQNAQTIAQVLQRAGYRTYGLGKWHLAPEDEDGSPGRNGSWPLQRGFDSFYGFFLGWTDQYRPALIEGNRTIPTPTTTGYHFSVDITDRAIAAMTPEQGRGAKPRFVYLAYGAGHSPIQVPRRYIDAYRGVYEKGWDAMRDERLAQMKQIGIVPPNTVLAPRSPSDRRWEDLTDTEKTVFARFMATYAGFLTHTDEQIGRLVAHLKATGQYDNTLIVLLSDNGGASEAGQKGFFEKLYRPNTLTPEQMLARLDELGTDKTNAEYPRPWAMTSVTPFRRYKVWPYLGGVRTPLIVSWPRTIRDSGAIRRQYVDTVDLAPTLAQAAGTRFPRSLNGVAEIPVAGKSILATLRSAAAPSARTVQYFELRGNRAITQGKWRAVAIHQPGIDFAKDRWQLFDTEADFAEANDIADRHPAKVEELKKLWWSEARKHSNPPLAEMPARFRSRERFDDSPDRQAVPPATGN
- a CDS encoding sulfatase-like hydrolase/transferase, yielding MSRGINRRGVIGLAAAATLATRAAAAPGDRPNILWLVSEDNNPLIGAYGDRLAHTPAIDALARKGVVYRNVYSNAPVCAPSRFAILTGIYPESCAPANQMRANARLPEGFRTYPELMRAAGYFCTNASKTDYNCDVDPKAIWDVQGPQGHWRKRPAGKPFMAVFNYETTHESQLFKPTSGRVTPDRVTLPPYLPDTPGIRQDFASYYNLIEKMDGQLAQRLADLEADGLAEDTIVFHYSDNGGVLPRSKRYCYDEGLRCELIIHVPPKWQHLMPAKPGSVIDSPVSFIDLAPTVLSIAGAAQPPQMRGRPLLGKRVGAPQRLAFGMRNRMDERIDFSRTVTDGRWRYIRNYMPHRPWGQHQAYEWQASGYQDWEAAYRAGGLNAAQRRFFETKPFEELYDLRSDPHQIANRAGDPAAARILKSMRSALDAHMLAIHDNGFLPEGMAGEGYVESRNPAVYPLKAVMALAEAAAGGGAARLTMLRAHLASPVPVLRYWAATGMLIRGEAARSELAALQTIMRSDPSPHVRIVAAEAAARLGDEEGVRLLAGIIDAPPSWQVQLQAINALTFTGEAAKAVLDTVRRAARIEQDQDYVRSAGRYLEAVLTGSYTPATPIFELERMRQRLGGPGGAAPGRN